GACCGTCTGCCGGAACCAGGACAACCCGGTCCCGGGGATCCGGGGCGGCACCTCGCCGTCGCGCCCGTGCGGCAGCTCCACCCGGATCACGTCGGCGCCCATGTCGGCCAGGATCGCGCTGGTCAGCGGGCCGGACCAGACCTTCGTCACGTCCAGCACCCGGACCCCGTCCAGGGGTCCGGCCAGATCGTCGCGGGCCTCGCGATAGAAGTCCCCGGCGTCGTGCCCGTGCACCGCGCTCACATCCGTTGCAGGATCGAGGCGGTGCCCAGCGCGCCACCGCAGCACATGGTGACCAGGGCCAGTTCCCGGTCGGTGCGTTCCAGCTCGTGCAGCGCGCTGACCAGCAGCCGGGTGCCGGAGGCGCCCAGCGGGTGACCCAGCGCGATCGCGCCGCCGTTGACGTTGACCCGTTCCGAGTCGGCGTCGTGTGCCGCCGTCCAGCCGAGCACCACCGCCGCGAACGCCTCGTTGACCTCGGCGACGTCGATGTCGGACAGTCGCATCCTCGCCCGGTCGAGGATCTTGCGGGTGGCCACCACCGGTCCCTCCAGCAGCAGGGCCGGATCGGAGCCGGTGACCACCTGGTGTAACAGGCGGGCGCGCGGGCGCAGCCCGAGCGCGGCGGCCCGCTCGGCCGACATCCAGAGGATCGCCGCCGCGCCGTCGGAGATCTGCGAGGTGCTGCCCGCGGTGTGCACGCCGCCCTCGACGGTGGGTCTCAACCCGGCCAACCCGTCCGGTGTGGTCTCGCGCAGTCCCTGGTCCCGGGTCACCTCGACGGTGCCGCCGTCGGGCGTGGGGGCGCGGACCGCGACCACCTCGGCGTCGAAGCGTCCCTGTGCCCAGGCCGCCGCCGCGCGCCGCTGCGACCGCAGCCCGTACGCGTCGGCGGCGGCCCGGTCGACGCCGTACTTGGCGGCGATCCGCTCCGCGCCGCCGAACTGCGCCTTGGGCGGGTCGTCCCACGGGTAGTCGTCGGTCTTGTAGTGGCCGGGCCCCTGGTAGAGGTTGGTGCCCACCGGCACCCGGGTCATCGACTCCACCCCGCAGGCGATCCCCACGTCGATCGCCCCGGCGGTGATCAGCGCCGAGACCAGGTGGTTGGCCTGCTGCGCCGAGCCGCAGGACACGTCCACGGTGGTGCAGGCGACCTCCGGGTCCAGCCCGGTGCTCAGCCAGGCGTTGCGGGTCACGTTCAGGCTCTGCTCACCGACCTGGGTGACACAACCGCCGATGATCTGGTCCACCGCCGAGGCCGGCAGCCCGACCCGGTCGAGCACCTCCCGCTGCACGGTACGCAGCAGCTCGACCGCCTTGAGTCCGCGCAGCCATCCGTCCCGCCGGCCGATCGGGGTCCGCACCGCCGCGACGATCACCGCCTCCGCCACGGCGCTCACTCCCCCCGCAACGACAGGGCGAGCTTCGGGCAGCCGCGTACCGCCGTCTCGACCTGCGGCACCTGCTCCGCCGACGGCTGCTCGACCAGCACGTACATCAGGTCGTCGTCCCGGATCTCGAACACCTCCGGGGCGCTGTCGGCGCAGACCCCGTGACTGTCACAGCGGTCGTAGTCCACGACTATCCACATCGTCTTCTCCCACGCTTCGGGTTGACCGGGGCACGCCCACGATAGATGACGCATGTAGGATTCGCCGACCAGAAACAACAGACACTTGCGCGAGAGAAGAAACGTCGCATAGCGTCGGGCGGTCCGCTCCGGCGGGAAGCTTTCCCGATGGCACGTCCTGGAGGCCGAGCATGCTGACCGGATGCGTCCCCTGGCCCGACGAGTTCGCCCAGCGCTACCGCCGAGACGGCATCTGGCGTGGCGAGGTGCTGGGTGACCTGCTGCGACCCTGGGCCGCGCGGGACCCGGACCGGACCGCGGTGGTGACCCGGCACAGCCGGCACAGCTACCGCGAACTGGACACCCGCGCCGACCGGCTGGCCGCCGGGCTGGTCGCGCTCGGCATCGGGCCCGGTGACCGGGTGGTCGTGCAGCTACCGAACACCCCCGACTTCGTAGTGACGTGTGTGGCGCTTTTCCGACTCGGTGCGCTGCCGGTGCTGGCACTGCCCGCCCACCGCCGGGCGGAGCTGGTCTACCTCGCCGAGTACGCCGACGCGGTGGCACTCGTGGTGCCCGACGTGGTGGCCGGCACCGACCACCGGGACCTGGCCCGGGCGGTACGCCAGGCGGTGCCCACGGTCCGGCACGTGCTGGTGGCCGGCGAGCCGCAGGAGCTGACCGCGCTGGGCGACGTCGACGCGGAGCCGGTGGACCTGCCCGCCCCCGACCCGTCGGAGGTGGCGTTCTTCCTCCTCTCCGGCGGCACCACCGGGCTGCCCAAGCTGATCCCGCGCACCCACGACGACTACGCGTTCCAACTGCGCGCCACCGCCGAGGCGATGGGCTTCGACGAGCACGGGGCGTACCTGGCCGCGCTGCCGGTGGCGCACAACGCCGCACTGGGCTGCCCCGGCGTGCTGGGGGCGCTGCGGGCCGGCGGTCGGGCCGTACTCGCCGCCAGCCCCGCACCGGACGAGGTCTTCCCGCTGGTCACGGCCGAACAGGTCACGCTGACCACGCTGATGCCGGCGCTGCTGCCGGTCTGGACCGAGACGGCCGGCATCTTCGGCGCCGACCTGTCGAAGCTGGTCATCGAGGTGGGCGGCGCCACGCTCAGCCCTGAGGTTGCCCGCCGGGTGCGCCCGGCCACCGGCGCCACGCTGACCCACTGGTTCGGGATGGCCGAGGGGGTGCTCTGCTTCACCCGCCCGGACGAGGGCGACGAGGCCGCCGCCACCAGCCAGGGCACCCCGCTGAGCCCCGCCGACGAGCTGCGGGTGGTGGACGAGGCCGACCGCGACGTGCCCGACGGCGAGGTCGGCGAACTGCTCGCCCGGGGTCCGTGCACGCTGCGCGGCTACTACGCGGTGCCCGAGCACAACCGCACGGTCTTCACCGCCGACGGGTTCCTGCGCACCGGTGACCTGGTCCGCCGCGACGCCGCCGGGCGGCTGGTCGTGACCGGTCGGATCAAGGACGTGGTGAACCGGGGCGGCGAGAAGATCTCCGTCGACGAGGTCGAGGCCCACCTGATCGCGCACCCGGCGGTGCGTACCGCCGCCGTGGTGCCGGTGCCGGACACACGCCTCGGCGAGAAGACCTGCGCGGTGATCGTCGCCCGGGACACCCCACCCGCCCTCGGGGACCTGCACGACTTCCTCCGCGAGCGCGGACTCGCCGACTTCAAGCTGCCCGACCGGCTGCACGTCGCGCCCGCGCTGCCGTACACGCCGGTCGGCAAGATCGACCGGCGGGCGCTGGCCCGCGAGGTGGCGGCGGCGTGACCCGCCCACCGCCGGTCGCCGGCACCACCGACCGGGTGCTCTGGCTCGACTCACTGCCCGCCGACCAGCTCGCCCTCCGTCCGCCGCTGGACGGCGACACCAGCGCCGACGTGGCGATCGTCGGCGCCGGCTACACCGGCCTGTGGACCGCGTACTACCTCAGCGTGCACCGCCCCGAGCTGTCCGTCGTGGTCGTCGACGCCGGCCGGGCCGGGTTCGGGGCCTCCGGGCGCAACGGGGGCTGGTGCACCGCCGAGATGCCGGCGCTGCTGCCGGGTCTGATCCGCCGGCACGGGCCGATGGCCGCGATGCGGCTGTACCGGGCCGGTCAACGCACCCTCGACGAGCTGCGCAAGGTGTTCGCCACGGAGGGCATCGACGCGCACTGGCGGCACGACGGTTCGCTCTACGTGGCCCGCAGCGCGCCCCAGGTGGACCGGCTGCGCGGCTGGCAGGAGGTGCGGGACAAGCTCGGCATCACCGGGCTCACGCTCACCGTCGGGCCGTCGGCCGCCGCGCAGATCGGTCTGACCGGGGTACGCGCCACCGCGTACACACCGCACTGCGCCGCCGTGCAACCGGCCCGCATCGCGCGCGGCCTGCTCGCCGCCGTCGAACGTCGCGGGGTCCGGGTCGTCGAGCGGACCCGGGCCCTGCGGATCGCCCCGGGACTGCTGGTCACCGACTCCGGTACGGTGCGCGCCAGGTCGGTGCTCTGCGCCACCGAGGGGTACACCGGCCGACTGCCCGGCCACGCCCGCCGGGTGCTGCCGCTGCACTCGTACGTGCTGGCCACCGAGCCGCTGGACGACGCGGTGTGGCAACGCCTGGGCCTGACCGACCACCGGACCGTCGCCGACGGCCGCTACCAGTTCGGCTACCTGCAACGCACCCTCGACGACCGGCTGGTGCTCGGCGGGCGCGGCGCGTACTACCGGTTCGGTTCGGCCGCCGACCGTGGCCGGGGCGCCGACCGCCGGGCGCACGACCGGCTCCGCCGCACCCTCGCCGAGCTGCTGCCCGACCTCGCCGACGTGCCGGTGTCGCACCGGTGGAGCGGGGTGTACGGGTTGCACCGGCACACCGAACCCGAGGTGGTCTACGACCGGGACACCGGGCTCGGGCACGCCGGCGGCTACGGCGGCGAGGGCATCGCGCTGAGCAACCTGGCCGCCCGGTCGCTGGCCGCGCTGGTGGCCGGCGCCAGCCGCCCGGAGACCCGGCTCTGCTGGGTGGACAACGCGTCCCGCCGGTGGGAACCGGAGCCGTTGCGGTTCATCGGCGTCCGGGGCGTGAGCGCGGTCGCCACCGGAGCCGACCACTACGAGCACCGCACCGACCGGACGGCGCCCCTGGCCCGGCTCGCGCTACGCGCCATCGTGTGAGCCAGCCGACCAGCGGTGCGCCCCCGACCAGCGACGAGGAGCCTGGCATGGACGACCTGCAGAGGATGCGCAAGGTCTGGGAGTTCATCTTCCAGCAGTCGATCACCGACGACGCCGACTTCTTCACCGATCTCGACGGCGACTCGATGGCCGCTGCCGCCCTCGTGCACCACGTCGCCGAGGAGTTCGGTGTCTCGCTGCCCCTGTTCGAGGTCTTCGACCGCCCGACGCCCGCGGAACTGCTCGTGGCCGTACGGGAACAGCTCACGGTCGGCTGACCGCCGGCCACCCCAGCGAGGAGCACGATGGACCAGCTCACGGCAACCGGGTTCGGACTCAGCGACCTCCAGCAGGCGTACCTGATCGGCGAGCTGGGTGACTTCCAGCTCGGCGGTCCCGCGCTGTTCTACGAGGAGTACGCCGCACCTCCCTTCGACACCGACGCGTTCGCGGCGGCCGTGCACGCCCTGCTCCGCCGGCATCCCATGCTGCGCTGCGCGGTCGGCGAGGACGGCCAGGTGCGGATCCTGGACGATCCGCCCTCCCCGCTGTCGATCCGGTCGCTGCGCGGTGAACCCGTCCACCGCCGCGCCGAACTGCTGGCCGCCGGTCGCCGGGAACTCTCCGGCGACGGACCCCCGCTGACCGGGCCGGCCGCCTTCCGCATGCTCGTCTGGTGCGACGACGGCGAGTACCTGGTGCAGATGGCCGGGCGGCTGATCGTCTTCGACGGGCAGTCCGGCGAGGTCTTCGCCCAGGAGCTGCGGACCCTGCTCGCCGGTGGGGAGCTGGCACCACTGGAGTTCACCTACGAGCGGTACCGCCGGGAACTGGACCAGCGCCGGGACGGCCCGGAGTACGCGGCGGCCCGCCGGTACTGGACCGACCGGCTCGACGACCTGCCCGGGGCGCCGGAGCTGCCGCTACGCCGGGGCGGGCGGCACGACGGTCCGCTGGTCCGGCGCGTCTTCACGCTGCCGGTGGCGGTGACCGACGCGTTCACCGCCGCGCTGCGCCGCCGTCGGCTCACCCCGACGATGGCGGTGGCCGCCGCGTTCGCCCAGGTGCTGCGGCACTGGAGCCGCCAGGACCGGTTCACCGTCAACATCATGTACGGCGAGCGGCTCAACCTGCACCCGGACGTGTCCCAGCTGATCGGCAGCTTCGCCAGCACCCTGCTGCTGGAGTGCTCACCCGCCGGCGGGGAGAGCGACTTCGCCGCCGACGCCGCCGCACTGCGCGGCCGGATGCTGCGCGACATGGCACAGGGCGCGTTCAGCGGGGTGTCGGTGATCCGGGAGCTGAACCGCCGCTCCGGGACGGTCTCCGGTGCCCGGATGCCGGTGGTGTTCACGAGCATGCTCGGGCTCGGCTCCGACACCGACCCGGTCTTCCTGGAACTGCTCGGCTGGCAGCGCCGTGAGTCGCTGGTCCGCACCCCGCAGGTCGCCTTTGACCACCAGGTGTTCATGCGGTCCGGGGAGATGGTGTTCAGTTGGGACACCGCCGACGGGCTCTACCCGCCCGGAATGGTCGACGACATGTTCGCCGCGTACCGGGACCTGCTCATCGACCTGGCCGGCGACGACGCGGCCTGGTCGGCGGCGCGCGGTGACCGGCTGACCCCGGCGCGGCAGCTCGCGGTCCGGGCGCAGGCCAACGACACCGCCGCCGAGGTGGCCGCGCAGACCCTGCACGGCGGTTTCCTGGCCCAGGCCCGCCGCACCCCGGACGCCGACGCGGTGGTCACCTCCGCCGGCACCGTGACGTACCGGCGACTGCGGGAACGGGCGGGCGCGGTGGCCGCCGCGCTGCGGGCCGCCGGACGCGGCCCGGGTGACCTGGTCGCGGTCGTCGCCGAGCGGGGCGCGGACCAGATCGCCGCGCTGCTCGGGGTGCTGATGAGCGGCGCGGCCTACGTGCCGGTCGCGCCCGCCTGGCCGCTGCCGCGCCGGGCGCAGATCCTCACCGGAGCGGGCGTACGCGCGGTGCTCGGCGACACCGACGACGACCTCGACGGGGCCCCCGCCGACGCGGTCCGCTGGCGGCTGTCCGACCTGCCCGCAGGTGACCTGCCCGACGCCGGGGTCACCGACGAGCCGGAGGCCCTGGCGTACGTCATCTTCACCTCCGGCACCACCGGCACGCCGAAGGGCGTGATGATCCGGCACCAGAGCGCGGCGAACACCATCGTGGACGTCAACACGCGCTTCGGTGTCGGGGCCGCCGACCGGGTGCTGGCCGTCTCGGAGTTCACCTTCGACCTCTCCGTGTACGACGTCTTCGGTCTGCTGGCCGTCGGCGGCGCCGTGGTCGTCCCCGATCCGGGTCAGGCCCGCGAGGTGGTGCACCTGCACGAGCTGGCCGTCCGGGCGGGCGTGACGGTGTGGAACTCGGTGCCGGCCTACCTGGCGATGTTCGTCGACTACGTCCGGGCGGCGGCGGACCGCGCGCGCCCGGAGCCGCTGCGGGTGGCGATGGTCAGCGGGGACTGGGTGCCGTTGTCGCTCGGCCGCGAACTGGCCGAGATCGCCCCGAGGGCCCGGTGCATGGCGCTCGGCGGGGCCACCGAGGCGTCGATCTGGTCGAACTGGTTCGACGTGCCCGCCCGGGTGCCCCCGGAGTGGACCAGCGTGCCGTACGGCTGGCCGCTGCGGAACCAGCGCTTCCACGTCCTGGACTCCCGACTCGCCCACCGGCCCGACTGGGTGCCCGGTGACCTGTACATCGCCGGGCGGGGGCTGGCCGACGGGTACCTGCACGCGCCGGAGCTGACCGCCGCCGCCTTCGTCACCCACCCGGTCACCGGCGAACGGCTCTACCGCACCGGCGACCTGGGCCGGTACCGCCCGGACGGGGTGATCGAGTTCCTCGGCCGCGACGACCCGCAGGTGAAGATCAACGGCTTCCGGGTGGAACTGGGTGAGATCGAGGCGGCGCTGGTCGCGCAGCCGGGGGTGACCGACGCCGTGGTGGTCGCCCGCCGGGGCGAGCGGGGCGCGTCGCTGGTCGCCTTCGTGGCCGCCGAGGCGGCGAAGCCGGACCTCGCCGACGAGGTCCGCGCGGCGCTCGGCGCGACGCTGCCCGCGTACCTGGTGCCGCCGGTGATCGAGGTACGGGAGGCGTTGCCGCTGACCGGCAACGGCAAGGTGGACCGGGCCGCCCTGGTCGCGGACGCGGCCGGTCTGGCACCGGGCGGCGGACGGTTCCGCGCCCCGCACACCGCCACCCAGCGGCGACTGGCCACGCTCTGGTCGGACCTGCTCGACCTGCCCTCGGTCGGCGTCGACGACCCGTTCTTCGCCCTCGGCGGCAGCTCGTTGCAGGCGGCGCAACTGATGAACCGGGTCGAGCGGGAGTTCGGCAGCCGGCTCCCGTTGGCCGCCCTCTACCAGCACCGGACCGTCGCCGAGCTGGCCCGTCTGCTCGACGAGCGGGACGCGGGCGCCGGGGCGTCGCCGGTGCAGTCGCTGGCTCCCGGTGACGGCACGCCGGTCGTGCTGATCCACCCGGTCGGCGGCGACCTGCTCTGTTACCGCGAGCTGGTCGCGCGGCTGCCGGAGGGCTGGCCGGTGCTGGGGGTCGCCTCGCCCGCGCTGGACGGTACGGCCACCGTGCCGCCGACCCTGACCGAGCTGGCCCGCGCCTACCGGGACGCGCTGAGCGCCACGCTGCCGGCGGACACCCCGGTACGCCTGGTCGGCTGGTCGCTCGGCGCGGTGCTGGCCTACGAGGTGGGTCGGCAGTTGACCGAGGCGGGGCGTACCTGCACGGCGGTGCTGATCGACCCCTGGGTCGGCCCGCCCGGCACGGTCGCCGAGCCGAGCGCCGCCGAACTGGTCCGCGCGTTCCTGACCGACGTGACCCGGGGCGAGGTGGACGAGAACGCCCCGGTCGACGCGGACGCCTCCGGGGTGGAGGCGTTGCGGGCGGCCTGGCCGCAGGTGGCCGCCGCCCGCCCGGAGCTGGCGTCGCTGGGCCTGGACTCGGCCGAGCGGCTGTTCGGGGTCTTCGCCGCGCACACCCGGGCGCTGGTGCGCTACCCGGTGCCGGCGGCACCGGGCCTCACCGTGCACCTGCTGGAGGCCCGGACCGCGCTGGGCGGCGCGGCCGGCGGCTATCTGGTGCCGTTGGGCGAACGGCTTCCCGAGGGTGCCGTGACGACCCGCCGGCAGGTGACCGGCGACCACTTCGCGGTGACCGATCCGGTCATGGTGGCGCCGACCGCCGCCGTGGTGACCGACGTCCTGACCGCGTCCTGACCGACGGACGCCCGGGGTACGGAATCCGTACCCCGGGCGCGTGGTCGGCGGGTGGTGCGGTGGTTCAGCCCCGGTGCAGCCGCGCGATCAGATCGGCGCGGATGCCCGGACGGGTGCCGAAGACCAGCAGGAACAACGCCTCCCGCATCAGCCGCTCGGCCGGGCCGTGCCGCAGCACGGCGGCGCTGCCCGTGGTGGTGGCCAGCAGGCCGGCGGCCCGCAGGGCCAGGGCGGCGGCCGCGCCCCGGGCCGAGGGCAGGTCCTGCGGGCCGGCGGCGTCGAGGGTCGCCCGGCACTCGTCGATCGCCGCGTCCAGCGGGCTCGGCCCGATCAGCCGGGCGCAGCGGGTCGCCACGCCCAGCGGCAGCGATCCGTTGAACCGCAGGGTGGCCGGGTCGCGTTGCAGGTAGACCGCGTGCGGGACGGTGCCGGTGACCCGGTGCTCCGGCACGAAGTGGCCGGTGAAGGTGACCTGCACGGTGCGGCTGGCCGCCACCGCGACCATGTCGACGGGCGTGACGCTGAGGGTGTCGCTCTCGGTGGCGTCCAGCAGCGACCAGACGAGCGTGTCCGAGGCGTCCCGGGCGGCGGTGAACAGGGTGTCGACCAGGCCCCACCCGGTCACCCAGGAGGCGGTGCCGTGCAGCAGCCAGCCGCCGTCGACCGCCTCGGCGCGTACCGCCGGCGGGCCGGGCCGGGTGGCGGAGAGGATGGCCAGCCCGGCGCGCCGCTCGCCCCGGCACAGCGGCTCCAGCCACTGGTCGGAGATGCCGGGCCGCTGGCTGTGCGTCGCCGCCATCACCGCGCTGTGGTGTTGCGCCCAGACGAACGCCGTGCTGAGGCACCCGCTGGCGATGATCTCCAACGCGCGGGCCGCCGTCTCGGTCTCCTCGGCGGCCATCTCGCTGAACTGCGGCGGGCCGGCCAGACCGTAGAAGCCTTCGGCGGCGAGCAGGTCGAGGTGGGTGGCCGGGACGGTGTCGGCGGCGTCGACCTCCTCCGCCGTCGGGAACAGCACCTCCTCGGCGATGCGCTCCGCGCGGTCCAGCACCTTGGCAGAGTTGCTCATCAGTCGGTCCACCGTCCGTTCCGTGGTCAGTCGGTGTGGGTTCTGCGCACAGCCTAACGAAGACACCACCGGCGGCCTAGAAGCTACATAAAGACAGTGTTGTGTTTGCTGCAAACGACGGACACTATGCTGAGATACGTCAATCCACGGGGGAGGTCGCAGGTGACCGAAGATCCGGCAACACGGGCCGAACGGGTCGGCTTGTTCTACGATCTGATGGGCCCGTTCCTCGACGCCGTCTACGGCGACAACCTGCACTACGGCTACTGGTCGGACGAGCACGACCCGGCAGGCGTCGCGCAGGCGCAGGCACGGCTCAACGACGAACTCGCCAAACGGCTCGCGGTCGGGCCGGGCGACCACGTCCTGGACGTCGGCTGCGGCACGGGCGGACCCAGCCGTCACGTCGCCCGGGTGACCGGCGCCGAGGTCAGCGGTGTCTCGCTCAGCGGTCGACAGGTCGACCGGGCCGGTGAGCTCACGGCCGAGGAGGGGCTGGCCCACCGGGTCCGCTTCACCCGGGCCGACGCCACCGCCCTGCCGTACCCGGACCGGTGGTTCGACGCGGCACTGCTGCTGGAGGTGCTGGTGCACGTGCCGGGCAAGGCCCTCGCGCTGCGCCAGGCACACCGGGTGCTGCGCCCCGGCGGGCGGCTCGTCCTCGCCGAACTCACCCTGGCCCGGCCGATGGACGACGCGCAGGCGCGGATCTGGTCGGCGATGCCGATGTCGATGCCGCCGACCGTGCCGACCTACGTCGAGCTGGTCCGCGAGGCCGGCTTCGAGGTAGTCGACGTCGTCGACGCCGGGGCCCACGTCCGCCGCTCCCACCAGGCCACCCGGGAGGCGGTGGCGCGGGAGCGCGAGCGCCTCGCCGGCACGTACGGGCCCCGGGTGTTGCGCCAGCTCAGTGACGCGGTCCTGGACCTCCAGGCGGTCGCCGAGTCCTGCCTGGGCTACCTGCTGCTCACCGCGCACAAGCGAGAGTGACGTGCGCCGGCCCGGCGTCCGGTGCCGACCCCACTACCCGAGGAGGAACCCGTGTACCGACCACGCGCCGTGCACCGCGCTCTCGCCCGGCTCACCGGGGCACCCCGCGGGCGTGACTGGCCCGGTGGTTTCACCGACCGGCTCACGCACCCCGTGCCCGGCCCGGCGGCGGTGCTGCGGCTGATGCGCGAGCGTGGCACCCGCCCGGTCGGCGCGACCGGTGGCCGGGTGCCGGTGG
Above is a window of Verrucosispora sp. NA02020 DNA encoding:
- a CDS encoding acyl-CoA dehydrogenase family protein, giving the protein MSNSAKVLDRAERIAEEVLFPTAEEVDAADTVPATHLDLLAAEGFYGLAGPPQFSEMAAEETETAARALEIIASGCLSTAFVWAQHHSAVMAATHSQRPGISDQWLEPLCRGERRAGLAILSATRPGPPAVRAEAVDGGWLLHGTASWVTGWGLVDTLFTAARDASDTLVWSLLDATESDTLSVTPVDMVAVAASRTVQVTFTGHFVPEHRVTGTVPHAVYLQRDPATLRFNGSLPLGVATRCARLIGPSPLDAAIDECRATLDAAGPQDLPSARGAAAALALRAAGLLATTTGSAAVLRHGPAERLMREALFLLVFGTRPGIRADLIARLHRG
- a CDS encoding ferredoxin — protein: MWIVVDYDRCDSHGVCADSAPEVFEIRDDDLMYVLVEQPSAEQVPQVETAVRGCPKLALSLRGE
- a CDS encoding FAD-binding oxidoreductase, whose product is MTRPPPVAGTTDRVLWLDSLPADQLALRPPLDGDTSADVAIVGAGYTGLWTAYYLSVHRPELSVVVVDAGRAGFGASGRNGGWCTAEMPALLPGLIRRHGPMAAMRLYRAGQRTLDELRKVFATEGIDAHWRHDGSLYVARSAPQVDRLRGWQEVRDKLGITGLTLTVGPSAAAQIGLTGVRATAYTPHCAAVQPARIARGLLAAVERRGVRVVERTRALRIAPGLLVTDSGTVRARSVLCATEGYTGRLPGHARRVLPLHSYVLATEPLDDAVWQRLGLTDHRTVADGRYQFGYLQRTLDDRLVLGGRGAYYRFGSAADRGRGADRRAHDRLRRTLAELLPDLADVPVSHRWSGVYGLHRHTEPEVVYDRDTGLGHAGGYGGEGIALSNLAARSLAALVAGASRPETRLCWVDNASRRWEPEPLRFIGVRGVSAVATGADHYEHRTDRTAPLARLALRAIV
- a CDS encoding steroid 3-ketoacyl-CoA thiolase, which encodes MAEAVIVAAVRTPIGRRDGWLRGLKAVELLRTVQREVLDRVGLPASAVDQIIGGCVTQVGEQSLNVTRNAWLSTGLDPEVACTTVDVSCGSAQQANHLVSALITAGAIDVGIACGVESMTRVPVGTNLYQGPGHYKTDDYPWDDPPKAQFGGAERIAAKYGVDRAAADAYGLRSQRRAAAAWAQGRFDAEVVAVRAPTPDGGTVEVTRDQGLRETTPDGLAGLRPTVEGGVHTAGSTSQISDGAAAILWMSAERAAALGLRPRARLLHQVVTGSDPALLLEGPVVATRKILDRARMRLSDIDVAEVNEAFAAVVLGWTAAHDADSERVNVNGGAIALGHPLGASGTRLLVSALHELERTDRELALVTMCCGGALGTASILQRM
- a CDS encoding acyl carrier protein — translated: MDDLQRMRKVWEFIFQQSITDDADFFTDLDGDSMAAAALVHHVAEEFGVSLPLFEVFDRPTPAELLVAVREQLTVG
- a CDS encoding non-ribosomal peptide synthetase, yielding MDQLTATGFGLSDLQQAYLIGELGDFQLGGPALFYEEYAAPPFDTDAFAAAVHALLRRHPMLRCAVGEDGQVRILDDPPSPLSIRSLRGEPVHRRAELLAAGRRELSGDGPPLTGPAAFRMLVWCDDGEYLVQMAGRLIVFDGQSGEVFAQELRTLLAGGELAPLEFTYERYRRELDQRRDGPEYAAARRYWTDRLDDLPGAPELPLRRGGRHDGPLVRRVFTLPVAVTDAFTAALRRRRLTPTMAVAAAFAQVLRHWSRQDRFTVNIMYGERLNLHPDVSQLIGSFASTLLLECSPAGGESDFAADAAALRGRMLRDMAQGAFSGVSVIRELNRRSGTVSGARMPVVFTSMLGLGSDTDPVFLELLGWQRRESLVRTPQVAFDHQVFMRSGEMVFSWDTADGLYPPGMVDDMFAAYRDLLIDLAGDDAAWSAARGDRLTPARQLAVRAQANDTAAEVAAQTLHGGFLAQARRTPDADAVVTSAGTVTYRRLRERAGAVAAALRAAGRGPGDLVAVVAERGADQIAALLGVLMSGAAYVPVAPAWPLPRRAQILTGAGVRAVLGDTDDDLDGAPADAVRWRLSDLPAGDLPDAGVTDEPEALAYVIFTSGTTGTPKGVMIRHQSAANTIVDVNTRFGVGAADRVLAVSEFTFDLSVYDVFGLLAVGGAVVVPDPGQAREVVHLHELAVRAGVTVWNSVPAYLAMFVDYVRAAADRARPEPLRVAMVSGDWVPLSLGRELAEIAPRARCMALGGATEASIWSNWFDVPARVPPEWTSVPYGWPLRNQRFHVLDSRLAHRPDWVPGDLYIAGRGLADGYLHAPELTAAAFVTHPVTGERLYRTGDLGRYRPDGVIEFLGRDDPQVKINGFRVELGEIEAALVAQPGVTDAVVVARRGERGASLVAFVAAEAAKPDLADEVRAALGATLPAYLVPPVIEVREALPLTGNGKVDRAALVADAAGLAPGGGRFRAPHTATQRRLATLWSDLLDLPSVGVDDPFFALGGSSLQAAQLMNRVEREFGSRLPLAALYQHRTVAELARLLDERDAGAGASPVQSLAPGDGTPVVLIHPVGGDLLCYRELVARLPEGWPVLGVASPALDGTATVPPTLTELARAYRDALSATLPADTPVRLVGWSLGAVLAYEVGRQLTEAGRTCTAVLIDPWVGPPGTVAEPSAAELVRAFLTDVTRGEVDENAPVDADASGVEALRAAWPQVAAARPELASLGLDSAERLFGVFAAHTRALVRYPVPAAPGLTVHLLEARTALGGAAGGYLVPLGERLPEGAVTTRRQVTGDHFAVTDPVMVAPTAAVVTDVLTAS
- a CDS encoding (2,3-dihydroxybenzoyl)adenylate synthase, with translation MLTGCVPWPDEFAQRYRRDGIWRGEVLGDLLRPWAARDPDRTAVVTRHSRHSYRELDTRADRLAAGLVALGIGPGDRVVVQLPNTPDFVVTCVALFRLGALPVLALPAHRRAELVYLAEYADAVALVVPDVVAGTDHRDLARAVRQAVPTVRHVLVAGEPQELTALGDVDAEPVDLPAPDPSEVAFFLLSGGTTGLPKLIPRTHDDYAFQLRATAEAMGFDEHGAYLAALPVAHNAALGCPGVLGALRAGGRAVLAASPAPDEVFPLVTAEQVTLTTLMPALLPVWTETAGIFGADLSKLVIEVGGATLSPEVARRVRPATGATLTHWFGMAEGVLCFTRPDEGDEAAATSQGTPLSPADELRVVDEADRDVPDGEVGELLARGPCTLRGYYAVPEHNRTVFTADGFLRTGDLVRRDAAGRLVVTGRIKDVVNRGGEKISVDEVEAHLIAHPAVRTAAVVPVPDTRLGEKTCAVIVARDTPPALGDLHDFLRERGLADFKLPDRLHVAPALPYTPVGKIDRRALAREVAAA
- a CDS encoding cyclopropane-fatty-acyl-phospholipid synthase family protein encodes the protein MTEDPATRAERVGLFYDLMGPFLDAVYGDNLHYGYWSDEHDPAGVAQAQARLNDELAKRLAVGPGDHVLDVGCGTGGPSRHVARVTGAEVSGVSLSGRQVDRAGELTAEEGLAHRVRFTRADATALPYPDRWFDAALLLEVLVHVPGKALALRQAHRVLRPGGRLVLAELTLARPMDDAQARIWSAMPMSMPPTVPTYVELVREAGFEVVDVVDAGAHVRRSHQATREAVARERERLAGTYGPRVLRQLSDAVLDLQAVAESCLGYLLLTAHKRE